A genome region from Musa acuminata AAA Group cultivar baxijiao chromosome BXJ3-5, Cavendish_Baxijiao_AAA, whole genome shotgun sequence includes the following:
- the LOC135638422 gene encoding pentatricopeptide repeat-containing protein At1g59720, chloroplastic/mitochondrial-like, translated as MFLMVIWLLNIVLAALAKNLMSTSNLLGYREARQLQQMNQAYRLHARLIKTLDLTALHSLLLLSVHHPSTLPYVRAAFVRHQPSLLRHSAAFPFNTLIRASAADPSGALAAFNLMRAGAVPPDLFTFPLLLKACSLLPFSCADDPRRHPGVAAHALAVKHGLSADLYVANTLVRLYGGFALLDAALQIFVEMPLRDAVSWSALISSLASNGHDETALDAFRLMQACSPDAAPDEVTMITVITAVAHLGAPDLAAWVDRYVARRGFALTAKMGTALITMHSRCGSMDRAARVFDGMPQRERGVRAWTAMIVGYAAHGRSAEALGAFDRMVGDAGLRPDHVALIGVLTACSHGGLLEEGWRVFRSMERTPGMEPRMEHYGCMVDMMGRGGRVREAYDFVEGMPVRPNAVIWRTLLGACVSHGDVALAEQVKRRIAETEPGHDGDYVLLSNAYGWIGRWEEKDRVRCAMRVAGVAKRPGCSSLRV; from the coding sequence ATGTTTTTAATGGTCATCTGGTTACTTAATATTGTGTTGGCTGCTCTTGCCAAAAATTTGATGTCAACATCTAATCTATTAGGATATCGCGAGGCACGGCAACTGCAGCAAATGAACCAAGCCTACAGGCTCCACGCCCGCCTCATCAAGACCCTCGACCTCACTGCCCTgcactccctcctcctcctctccgtcCACCACCCCTCCACCCTCCCCTACGTCCGAGCTGCCTTCGTCCGCCACCAGCCGTCCCTGCTCCGCCACTCCGCCGCATTCCCTTTCAACACGCTCATCCGCGCCTCTGCTGCCGACCCCTCTGGCGCCCTCGCTGCTTTCAACCTCATGCGCGCAGGCGCGGTCCCCCCGGACCTCTTCACGTTCCCCCTCCTCCTCAAGGCCTGCtcgctcctccccttctcctgcgCCGATGACCCCCGTCGCCACCCGGGCGTCGCCGCCCACGCCCTCGCCGTCAAGCACGGCCTTTCCGCCGACCTCTACGTTGCCAACACCCTTGTTCGTCTCTACGGCGGGTTCGCTCTCCTCGACGCCGCTCTCCAGATTTTCGTCGAAATGCCCCTGAGGGATGCCGTCTCGTGGTCTGCTCTTATTTCCTCGCTCGCGTCCAATGGCCACGACGAGACCGCCCTCGACGCCTTCCGCCTCATGCAGGCTTGCTCCCCCGACGCGGCGCCTGACGAGGTTACCATGATCACTGTGATCACGGCGGTCGCACACCTCGGCGCTCCGGACCTTGCCGCCTGGGTGGACCGCTACGTGGCTCGACGAGGGTTCGCCCTGACGGCCAAGATGGGCACGGCGCTGATCACGATGCACTCGCGGTGCGGGTCCATGGACCGAGCCGCGAGGGTGTTCGACGGGATGCCGCAGCGGGAGCGAGGCGTGAGGGCGTGGACGGCCATGATCGTCGGGTACGCGGCGCACGGGCGGAGCGCCGAGGCTTTGGGAGCTTTCGACCGGATGGTGGGTGACGCGGGGCTGCGGCCTGACCACGTAGCGCTGATCGGGGTGCTGACGGCGTGCAGCCACGGGGGCCTGCTGGAGGAAGGGTGGCGAGTGTTCCGGAGCATGGAGCGGACGCCCGGGATGGAGCCGCGGATGGAGCACTACGGTTGCATGGTGGACATGATGGGGAGGGGGGGGCGCGTGAGGGAGGCGTACGACTTCGTGGAGGGGATGCCGGTGAGACCCAACGCGGTGATCTGGAGGACGCTCCTGGGTGCGTGCGTCAGCCACGGCGACGTTGCGCTGGCGGAGCAGGTGAAGAGGAGGATAGCGGAGACGGAGCCTGGGCACGATGGGGATTACGTGCTGCTGTCGAATGCCTATGGATGGATCGGGCGGTGGGAGGAGAAGGATCGAGTCCGGTGCGCGATGAGGGTGGCGGGCGTGGCAAAGAGGCCCGGGTGCAGCTCACTTCGTGTCTGA